CTTGTTGTAATAAGTCATATAATCTGCAGCTCCCAGATAATCAGGATATGATTTCGGCTTGCTCACCTGGGTATTGAGGCGCACATTGATAACCGGAGCTCCTGCCTTACCCCGCTTGGTGGTGATCAACATTACTCCGTTAGCTGCACGGCTACCATACAACACAACAGCATTTGCACCTTTCAGAAAAGTGATCTGTTCAATTTCGTTTGTAGTTATATCGCCAATGGACCGGGGCACTCCATCAATGAGAACGAGGGCTGTGCCTATATTCCACAGATTGGTCCCTCCGGCAAATGCTTCTACGCCTTCAAGAGGATAGGTTCCAAAATGTTTATCGAGATATTGCGGAGGATTCAATATGGAAATGGCGCCAGGAATATCTTTCCTGTTTACAGTCCTGTATGCGATGCGCACCAGTGAATCACTGCCAGGGGTTTGCAGATCTGTTGAGCTGGCAGCAGCCTGTCCCAGGGCTTCCGAACTATTCCCCGCACACAATCCACAGGACAGTATCACGCCAACTAATATATTTTTTTTCATTTAATTCCTTTTAATCTTTATGAACTAACGCAATTAATAGCCGGGGTTCTGGGGAAAGGAGAGATACAGGTTCACATCGTTTATCTTCAATGGCAACCAGTAATTCTTATCCTCGAACTTGCGGGTCACCAACACTGTTTCCCTAATATTTATCGGTTTCCCGTTAACATCACGATCAAAGTCAATGGCAGTTTTTTCCCTGTACTTCAATTGTTCAGCAAGCAGCCACCTGCGCAGGTCGTTGTAACGGAACTCTTCTTCAAATCCAAGTTCCATCGCGCGTTCACGAATGATCTCACTCATGAATTTATCTTTGTCCGCTACAAATCTTGCATCAACCCTTCCTGCACCGCAACGGTCCCTTACTTTGTTGAGGGCCGCTTCAGGAGTGATATAATTCGGTCCTGCATTTGATGCTGAACCATATCCCTGCAATACAGCTTCAGCATACATCAGGTATACATCGGCGAGACGCATATAAGCGAGCTGCATATGGTTATTGGGGAAGTTGTCGATATTGTTGGCTGTCATCGGAGTGAGTTTCCGGAGCAGATACCCTGTGCGTCCTATTGCGGAGTTATCGCGACTGAATCCATTAATGGACAGATTGGCGTAACGGAATTTTTCTTTATCGGCGGGTGCAGACCCTTTGATGATCTGGTCCCTGTCTATAACGATATCGTGGTAAAAGCGCGGATCACGGTTCTCCCAGGGATTGGCAGGATCATAACCTGACAGGGGATCATCTATCGGAAGGCCATTGGCCATGCCATAATTCTGCACAAATCTTGCATTGGGGGAAGCATAGCCTCCGCCGATATTTCCTTCGGCGAATATGGAACTCGGTCCCCACGGACAACCGGTGAACCAGGAGCTGTAAACGGGATTCTGGAAGATAGCCTCAGGATATCCGGGGATGAAACTTCCACCATTGGTATAGAAAAGGTTACTGTATTGACTAAAGTCCGCCAGTTTCACCCAGGTTTCACCATTGTCAACCAACTTCAGCAACTCAGCAAATGCATCTGCCGCTTTCTTGCAATAGTTAACATCAAAACCAGCATTTCCGGTAGTTGAACGATTCATCAGTGGGCTTCCCGCATACAGATAATTCTTGCCGAGATAACCCAGTGCAGCAATTTTGGTAAGACGAAGCTGATTCTTACCCAGCGTTGCCTTACCTGCTTCAGTGTTATCCCAGTTAACCGGTAACAGATCTGCTGCTGTTCTGAAGTCTGCTGCCACGCGGTCTGCCATGGCCTGGTAAGTCAGACGCGGCAGTTCCAGTTTTGCACTGGGCGATAACACCGTATCGATGAATGGAAGTCCACCCCAATAGGTCATCAATTCAAAATGATACCAGCCTCTGAAAAACAATAATTGTCCTTTGATCAGGTCCTTCTCTTCCTGCGTACCGGCAAGTTTGTCCATATTGGCCAATCCTAAATTGGCCTTATGGATCCCATACCAGGAATTCGGCCACAAGCCTTTGCCATGTCCGGTTGTGGGGTCAGAAACATATCGGGGAGCATCCAGCCATGAGATCCATTCACCGGTGGTCCAGGACCAGGAATCACCATTGTCCAGTTGCTCATTCAACCAGGTAACGCCGGTCTTGTGAATGATCTCATCGCCCAGGATCCAGTCACAGGCCCAGGTCTTGCTTGTATATTCAGGGACCAGGGAATAGAGCTCTTCAGTGAAACCCTGGAAATTTGTAAAATTCATGAATGCATCGGTTGGAGATACATCTGCTGCAGGGGCCCTGTCAAGATAACGAGTACAACCAGCCAGCCCCGTTAGTGCCAATAAGATAAAACTGGCAATGATAATATTTGGATACCTTTTCATATAACAGGCTTTTAAAAGGTTATGTTGCAACCCAGGTTGATGCGTCTGATGGTTGGATAAGCAGTAGCTGCCCCCATACTCACTTCGCGATCATCTGGCATTTTTGTCCATAAGAGGAGATTATCCCCGTTGATATAAACACGGAATGCATTGACTCCGATATTCTTCAGCTGTGCTAACTTGAATGTATAAGCGATTTCTGCATTTTTCAATCGCAGGTAAGAACCATCATACAGGTAAGTGGTGCCGTAGTATGGCATTACACTGGCATACCTGGGCATAGGAACATCCGCATTGGGATTGTCCTTCGTCCAGTAAGCGCCTTGTTTATATACATTGTCGTAATGGTACTGCCCGGAGAAACTCACTAATTGCAGGAAACGATTGATATTGTTCACTCCGTAGAACTGAACAAAAGCGCTGAACCCTTTCCACTCAATACCCAAAGTAGCATTGTAAGTGTTCTGCGGTCTTTCAGGATATCCGGTGGGTACAACATCTTTATTATCGATCACTCCATCACCGTTATAATCGATCATATTAAGATTACCTGGCAGTTTCTGATTGTCGTAGGTATTCAGGCGTGTACTTCCATACACTTCGTTCCAGTTGTTGTAATAGCCGCTGCTAACATATGAATATGCCTGATTGATTGGCTTTCCTGCTCTTTTCTGGTAATCATCCAGCAGTTGAGCATCTTCCCCTTCAATGATCTTGTCTTTTGCATGGGTCATCGCGAAATTTGCCCATACCCTCAGATCCCTGGATAAGGATTTATTCAGACGAAGTTCGATCTCATACCCTTTATTCCTCACTTTTCCCAAATTGGCAGTGGCCGGCTGAACACCGAAATAGGAAGGCACTGAACGGGAAGATCCGGCCAACAGGATGTCCGTACGATAATCATTGAACACCTCAACTGTTCCAGACACGAGGCCATTCCATAATGTATAATCCAACCCGAAATTGGCCTTGGTCACTTTCTCCCAATGGATATCAGGATTACCAACACTGGCCTGCGCTTCAGACCACCAGGTATAAGGACTGTTCTGACCTGCAGAGGAGCCCAATGGCGTACTGCCGCCATAGGTCCAGTTTGTCATATACAGCCAACGTCCATTCACGTTATCATTTCCAACCTGGCCGTAGGACGCGCGCAGTTTCAGTGAATTCAGGAATACCAGGCCCTGCATGAATTTCTCATTACTGATCATCCAGCCTACCGCAGCAGAGGGAAAGAAAGCAAACCGGTAATCCGGTCCAAATTTTTCAGAACCGTTGTAGGCACCATTGAATTCCGCAAAATATCTTTGATCATAATTATAAGTGACCCTGCTCACCCAGTCTTCCCTGAAATGTTCAAACTCACTACCGGTTGCATATTTATCACGACTGAACAATCCCATGGCAGTAACGTCGTGCATACCAAATTTCCTTGCATAGTCTACCTGCAGCTGGTAAAACAGTTTGCGGTAGGAAGATCCGTTCAACACTGCATCCGGATTGGGATTCCAACGCGGCGGGATCCAATCGAACTGATTTGTTCCCAGGTACCGGCTGTACTTTTTTTCACCGGTCACAGGGTCGATATATTCTTCCTGAATATTCCCATTATCATAAATACCTCCCTGTGATACAAACGAATTGTCGAATGAAAGTGTTCCCTTTGCGGCCAGTCCTTTCAGGATCGAACCAAGATCTTGTCTGAGCGTAAAATCAGTAGTGATACGGGTTGTGGTAGTTTTCCGTATTCCATTATTCCCCATTACTGCGAGAGAGTTTATGGTAGATACCGTTTCCAGCGGAAAGTATCCCCATCCGCCGTCTGAATAACGTGGATAATAAAGATTGGGAGCATTATTATAGATACTTTGCCAGATCCGGTATTCCCAACTGTCCTGCCCATACGCATCTTGCTTAACACCATAAGAGCCGGAGAGATTGGCCGAGAGTAAAGTGGTTTTGGTAAGATTGAAATCCAGGTTGGTGCGTGCATTCACACGATCAAACCCATAACCCGGCTTATAGGTTTTTCCATTATCGATCTTTTTGATGATATCACCTTCATGCAGCAGGTCGATAGATGAGAAGTATTTTACATTCGGAGAACCACCTGCAATATTCAGGCTGCCATTGTAAGACATCACATGATTTTTGATCAATTGGTCCTGCCAATCGATATTCGGATACCGTTCAGCTTCCGCCTGGTTTGCCGGATTCCTGTATTTTTCAAGCTCGGCATATGGCACATAGCTAAACCAGGAGGATGGAGAGATGCCCAATTCCCTTTCAATGGCCTGATCACGGATCTTGATGGCATCATAAGCGTCGTGTTTGCTTGCCAGTTTAGAAGGGATCTTCATTGTCATATTGCCGGTAAATCGAATTTCAGCCTTGCCTTCCCTTCCTCGTTTTGTAGTGATCAGGATAACGCCATTGGCGCCTTTCACACCAAACACCGCTGTGGCAGAAGCATCTTTCAGAACAGAAATCGTTTCTACAGAACCGATGTCCACACTGTTCATCGGACGTTCGATCCCATCTACCAATACCAGCGGATCACTATTATTCCAGGTACTCTGTCCCCTGATATAGATCTTCGGATCTTCCGCACCCGGTGTTCCCTGCGTTGCTACAGTGATCACACCTGGCAGGTTTCCCGTCAGCGCAGCGCCCAGGCTCGAAACACCTCCGGCCCTTTGCAGTGTTTCACCTTTTACCTGTGATATGGCTCCCACCAGGCTCTGCTTTTTTTGTTTACCATAGCCCACCACAATAGTACTGTCCATCGCTGATGAAATAGGAACCATACTAACCAGGATATACCGCTTGCCATCAACAACGATCTCCTGGCGTGAATAACTTACAAGCGTGAACACCAGCACCGATTTTTCATTTGCAACGGTGATAGAGAAGCTGCCATCACCCTTTGATACTGTACTATTATTGGTCCCTTTTTCATAAATAGTTACCTCTCCTACCGGAGCACCTTTCTCATCTGTTACTTTCCCTGTTATGATCAGCTGGAAGCGATCATTTACAGCTTCATTATCAGGTCCTGCATT
This portion of the Pseudobacter ginsenosidimutans genome encodes:
- a CDS encoding RagB/SusD family nutrient uptake outer membrane protein; this encodes MKRYPNIIIASFILLALTGLAGCTRYLDRAPAADVSPTDAFMNFTNFQGFTEELYSLVPEYTSKTWACDWILGDEIIHKTGVTWLNEQLDNGDSWSWTTGEWISWLDAPRYVSDPTTGHGKGLWPNSWYGIHKANLGLANMDKLAGTQEEKDLIKGQLLFFRGWYHFELMTYWGGLPFIDTVLSPSAKLELPRLTYQAMADRVAADFRTAADLLPVNWDNTEAGKATLGKNQLRLTKIAALGYLGKNYLYAGSPLMNRSTTGNAGFDVNYCKKAADAFAELLKLVDNGETWVKLADFSQYSNLFYTNGGSFIPGYPEAIFQNPVYSSWFTGCPWGPSSIFAEGNIGGGYASPNARFVQNYGMANGLPIDDPLSGYDPANPWENRDPRFYHDIVIDRDQIIKGSAPADKEKFRYANLSINGFSRDNSAIGRTGYLLRKLTPMTANNIDNFPNNHMQLAYMRLADVYLMYAEAVLQGYGSASNAGPNYITPEAALNKVRDRCGAGRVDARFVADKDKFMSEIIRERAMELGFEEEFRYNDLRRWLLAEQLKYREKTAIDFDRDVNGKPINIRETVLVTRKFEDKNYWLPLKINDVNLYLSFPQNPGY
- a CDS encoding SusC/RagA family TonB-linked outer membrane protein, producing the protein MKNFRRDLLLRRSCFTLNSLLGMLIFCLISLASMAGGPKNRFNNAGPDNEAVNDRFQLIITGKVTDEKGAPVGEVTIYEKGTNNSTVSKGDGSFSITVANEKSVLVFTLVSYSRQEIVVDGKRYILVSMVPISSAMDSTIVVGYGKQKKQSLVGAISQVKGETLQRAGGVSSLGAALTGNLPGVITVATQGTPGAEDPKIYIRGQSTWNNSDPLVLVDGIERPMNSVDIGSVETISVLKDASATAVFGVKGANGVILITTKRGREGKAEIRFTGNMTMKIPSKLASKHDAYDAIKIRDQAIERELGISPSSWFSYVPYAELEKYRNPANQAEAERYPNIDWQDQLIKNHVMSYNGSLNIAGGSPNVKYFSSIDLLHEGDIIKKIDNGKTYKPGYGFDRVNARTNLDFNLTKTTLLSANLSGSYGVKQDAYGQDSWEYRIWQSIYNNAPNLYYPRYSDGGWGYFPLETVSTINSLAVMGNNGIRKTTTTRITTDFTLRQDLGSILKGLAAKGTLSFDNSFVSQGGIYDNGNIQEEYIDPVTGEKKYSRYLGTNQFDWIPPRWNPNPDAVLNGSSYRKLFYQLQVDYARKFGMHDVTAMGLFSRDKYATGSEFEHFREDWVSRVTYNYDQRYFAEFNGAYNGSEKFGPDYRFAFFPSAAVGWMISNEKFMQGLVFLNSLKLRASYGQVGNDNVNGRWLYMTNWTYGGSTPLGSSAGQNSPYTWWSEAQASVGNPDIHWEKVTKANFGLDYTLWNGLVSGTVEVFNDYRTDILLAGSSRSVPSYFGVQPATANLGKVRNKGYEIELRLNKSLSRDLRVWANFAMTHAKDKIIEGEDAQLLDDYQKRAGKPINQAYSYVSSGYYNNWNEVYGSTRLNTYDNQKLPGNLNMIDYNGDGVIDNKDVVPTGYPERPQNTYNATLGIEWKGFSAFVQFYGVNNINRFLQLVSFSGQYHYDNVYKQGAYWTKDNPNADVPMPRYASVMPYYGTTYLYDGSYLRLKNAEIAYTFKLAQLKNIGVNAFRVYINGDNLLLWTKMPDDREVSMGAATAYPTIRRINLGCNITF